The DNA region TAAAGTTTATACCGATTATTTTATGGTAAAAAAACAGTGCGATCCAAAAATGATTTTGAACCACACTGTTTCGTTATTATTTGTTATTAGGCAGAGTGACCAACGATCACATCACCCGCATACCCAAAGCCGACACGTGTCATGCTCGGATTCATTTCCCAATCACGGTGTCCTGTTCCAGATGGTGAAACCATGTTCGTTTCATTATACCAAGCCATGATCACAGAGTTTCCAGGTGCAAACATAAAGGCTATTACTTCATCGCCTCTGTTCCAATGATCCGATGGAATTTGATAGTCCTGCATCATTGATGCTCTGGCTCCAGCAGAAGCAGCTAAACCTGCATCCCAGCTCACTGGATTCAATCCATTTGCAGTCCGCAAAGCATTTAATGCTTGGAACGTTGCATCCGCAGATGTCACTGGCGGTGTTGGTGTAGGATCTTTCGGCCCTTCAGATGGTGTTGTATTTCCTTGATCAGTTGAATTACTTTCACTAGGAGTCGTATTGGTTTGTTCAGTGCTGTTTGATTCTGGTACTTCTACTTCTTCTGATGCAGAAGGCGCTGTTGGTGTTTCGCTCGCCGTTGTTTGAGTCGTCTTTTGCTCTTTGGCTGCCGCAGCTTTTTTATTTTCTGCTTGCTTTGCTTCAGCTGCGAGCTGAGCTTTTAGTGTTTCTTGCTGTTTCTTCACTAATTCATTTTTAGAATTTTCAGCCCCAGCAGTTTCTGAATCGACTTCAGCTTTCAATACATTCAAATCTGCTTGTTTACTTACAAGAGACTCTTTTTCTTGCTCAAG from Enterococcus sp. 9D6_DIV0238 includes:
- a CDS encoding coiled-coil domain-containing protein; this translates as MKKKSLTLLIVGLMTAGGALAPISAMAETADKKIEQQDKEISALKEKQKSVTTQIASLEEEISSIYDKGIELNRQKTSLTQESEQLKKDIAALDVRINKRTEAIQNQGRNVQVNGQGAQILDMILNAESISDAVGRVQAISSILTANNDLVKQQKEDKKLVETKKVDIQKNLVAVEDATKQLEQEKESLVSKQADLNVLKAEVDSETAGAENSKNELVKKQQETLKAQLAAEAKQAENKKAAAAKEQKTTQTTASETPTAPSASEEVEVPESNSTEQTNTTPSESNSTDQGNTTPSEGPKDPTPTPPVTSADATFQALNALRTANGLNPVSWDAGLAASAGARASMMQDYQIPSDHWNRGDEVIAFMFAPGNSVIMAWYNETNMVSPSGTGHRDWEMNPSMTRVGFGYAGDVIVGHSA